The Sinomonas sp. P10A9 genome contains the following window.
AGGACCGAACCGCTCGAGACGATGGAGTCCAACGCCATGCCGACCGTCCCGCCGGCGCCGCGGACGAACTTGGCGGGCGGGGAGACGCTCTGGTGGGTGTAGATAGGCCACTTCGCGTTGTAGAGGTTGAACACCGGCAGCGGCGAGATGAGGTCCATGTGGGCGTCGTAGAAGGAGTCGAGCGTACCCACGTCCCGCCAGTAGGTGCGGTCGCGCTCGGTGGCGCCCGGGATCTCGTTCGTGGTGAAGTCGTAGACGCCGGCCTCGCCGCGCTCGACGAAGAACGGGATGATGTCCCCGCCCATGTCGTGCTTCGTGTCGAGCCGCTCGGCGTCGCTCTTGAGCGCGTCGACGAGGGCATCGGCGTCGAACACGTAGTTGCCCATCGACGCGAGGAACTGCTCGGGATCGTCGGGCAGGCCAGGCGTGGTGGCCGGCTTCTCGACGAACGCGCCGATCTTGGCCGGCTCGGCGGCGTCGGTCTCGATGACGCCGAATTGGTCCGCCATGTTCAGCGGCTGCCGAACGGCCGCGACGGTCGCCTTTGCGCCCGACGCGATGTGTGAGTCGACCATCTGGCCGAAGTCCATGCGGTAGACGTGGTCGGCGCCGACCACGACGACGATGTCTGGCTGGGCGTCGTAGATGAGGTTGAGCGACTGGTAGATCGCGTTGGCGCTCCCGAGGAACCAGCTCTTGCCCACGCGCTGCTGCGCGGGCACCGAGGCGACGTAGTTCCCGAGCTGCGGAGAGAGCCGCCATGTCTCGGAAATATGGCGGTCCAGAGAATGGGACTTGTACTGCGTGAGGACGACGATCTGGAGGAATCCTGAATTCACCAGGTTCGACATGGCGAAATCGATGAGCCGATACCCACCGGCGAACGGAACCGCGGGCTTGGCCCGGTCCGCCGTCAGCGGCATGAGGCGCTTCCCCTCGCCTCCGGCGAGCACAATCGCCAATACCTTCTTCGGTGCCACTGCGCAACCCCCGTCATCTGTCGTTAAGGCCTGTGTAACCTAGCCTCCGCCGCTGCGGAGCGCGGTTGTCTTCACACTAGATCACGATCGAATGACGGACTACGTTGAACCCGTGCGAATTGACATTGTGACCAAGGAATTTCCCCCGGAGATCTACGGCGGCGCCGGGGTCCACGTGGCCGAGCTCAGCAGGGTCCTCGCCCGCGAGGTGGATCTGCACGTGCACGCCTTCGGCGCTGCCCGCGAGCCGCAGGTCAATGGCGCCACGGTGACCTCATACCAGGTGCCCGAGTACCTCAAGGGGTCCAACGCGGCCCTCGAGACCCTCGGCATCGACTTGGGGATCGTGCCCGACGTCGGGGGCGCGGACCTCGTGCACTCGCACACCTGGTACGCGAACATGGCCGGCCACCTCGCGTCGCTCATGCACGGCATCCCGCACGTCCTCTCGGCGCACAGCCTAGAGCCCCTGCGCCCCTGGAAGGCCGAGCAGCTCGGAGGCGGCTACCGCCTCTCGTCCTGGGTCGAGAAGACCGCCTATGAGGCCGCCAACGCGATCATCGCCGTCTCCCACGGCATGCGCGCGGATATCCTGCGCTGCTACCCCGAGGTAGACCCGAACAAGGTCAAGGTGGTGCACAACGGCATCGACGTCTCCCTGTGGGGCCGCGACGAGGGCACCGAGCATGTCCGGGCACTGGGTATCGACCCCGCCAAGCCGTCGGTCGTCTTCGTCGGCCGCAACACGCGTCAGAAGGGCGTCCCGTACCTGCTGCGTGCCGCGGCCAAGCTGCCCGCCGACATCCAGCTGGTGCTCTGCCTCGGAGCCGCGGACACCCCGGAGCTCGCGGCCGAGACGGCCACGCTCATCGACGGGCTCAGGGCCGAGCGCGACGGCGTGATCCTCATCGAGCGGATGCTCCCGCGTGCCGAGCTCATCCAGGTGCTCAGCCACGCGACGGCGTTCGCGTGCCCGAGCATCTACGAGCCCCTCGGCATCGTGAACCTCGAGGCCATGGCGTGCGGTGCGGCCGTGGTTGCGACCGCGACCGGCGGCATTCCCGAGGTCGTCGACCACGGCACCACCGGCCTGCTTGTCCCGATCGAGCAGGTCACCGATGGCACCGGCACGCCGACCGATCCCGAGAAGTTCGTCGCGGACTTCGCCGCCGCGCTCGAGGAGGTCGTCTCGGACCCGGCGCGCGCACGTGAGATGGGAGAGGCCGGCCGGACCCGTGCCGAGGCGAACTTCTCGTGGGACACCATCGCCCAATCCACGCTCGAGGTCTACCGCAGCGTCCTCTGAGGGGTCACTACGCACGACGACGGCGGCGCACCCCGCGCGGGGTACGTCGCCGTCGTCGCGTATCGCCTGCTACGGACCTCAGTCCCGACTGACGTTGACCTTGGTGGGCCCAGGCCCCGTTTCGGGGACCACCGGGACGCGGACCTCGAGGACGCCGTCGTGGTAGCTGGCCTTGACGTCCTCGCCGTGTGCGCCACGGGGAAGGTCGATCGTGCGGGCGAACGAGCCGTAGCGGAACTCGCTGCGGAACCCGCCCTTCGATCTGTTCTCGGTGTCCTCGCGGCGCTCCGCCTTGATCGACAGGACGCTGTCGTGCACCGTGACGTCCACGTCCTTCTCGGGGTCGATGCCGGGCAGCTCGACGCGCACCACGAGGGCGTCGCCGTCACGGAACTGCTCGACTCGCAGCCAGGCGGTCTCCCACTCGTCCACGAATCGCCTGAACTGGTCCGGCAGGCCGAAGCGGCGCATGCCCTCCGGCATCATGTCCCACGGGCCTCTGCGGCCCCATCCCTCGCCCACGGATAACCTCCTGAGTTGCCCCGGGCGCCGGTGCGGCCGGGTCCTGACTTCAGGCTAGTCCCGGCCGCTGGGAGGGGGAAGGGACCTACGGCCGCTTCAGGTTCTTCTCCTTCACAGGAGCCGTGCCCAACTTCCGCAGCTGGGCGAAGTACGCCGCGGCCTCCTCCTGGCGCTTCGCCTCGATCCCGCTCGCCACGGTTGACCGGATGTGGTCCTGGGTGTAACCGAACGCATCCACGAGGTCGAGGGCGTGGGGGCGGAGTTTGGCGAGGAGCCGGTTGATGTACTCGCCGACGGTGCGTCCGCGCTGCATCGACAGGCGGCCGTTCATGAGGTGCCACTCGAGGTGCTTCTCGATGAGTGTCAGGCCGAAGAGGTCGCGCAGCCAGGTCAGGACCTGCCTGGTACCGGGATCCTCGATCTTCTCGAGCGCCTCGGTGAACGCCTCCCACTGCAGGAGCTCGGCGTGCGCACGGGCGGCCTCGATGAGCTCGTTCTGGTGGTCGTTGAAGCGCGCGGCCGCCTCGGCCTGCGGCAGCCTGTTGGCGCCCTGGAGGGCCTGCGCCACCTGCGCAACCATGGTCTGGACCCGCTCGGCGAGCAGCAGCCGCTGGGTGTCGGGGTCGCGCAGGGCGAGGGCTGATCGCTGGGCGCGCCCCGAGTCGGCGATGAACTGGCCCACGGCGCCGAGGCCGGTCTTGAACGCTACGCCGCGTGCCTGGCCGAGCGCGAACTTGGCCAGGGCCCCCACGGTCATGGCGCGGAACTCCTTGGCGTAGTCGTTCAGGAGCCGCTTGGCGACGAGCTGGAGGAGCACGTTGTTGTCGCCCTCGAACGTCGCGTAGACATCGAGGTCCGCGCGCAGGGAAGCGAAGCGGTTCTCGATCATGAAGCCCGCGCCGCCGCACGCCTCGCGGCACTCCTGGAGCGTCTCGAGCGCGTGCCACGTGGAGAGCGGCTTGAGCGCGGCGGCGAAGGTCTCCAGGTCCTGGCGGTCCTCGTCGGTGTCCTGCTGACCGGAGAACACGCCGTCGAACTTCCCCAGCAGCTCCTCGTGGGCGAAGCTCATCGCGTACGTGGCCGCGAGCAGCGGGAAGAGGCGGCGCTGGTGGCGCTGGTAGTCCAGGAGCACCTCCTCGGCGGTCTCGGAGGAAGCGTTGAACTGGCGGCGTTCGCTCGCGTACCTGATGGCCGCGGTGAGGCCGACCTTCGAGGCGGCGACCGCGGCGCCGTCGAGCGAGACGCGGCCCTGGACGAGGGTGCCGAGCATCGTGAAGAAGCGCCGGCCGGGGCTCGCGATGGGGGAGGTGTAGGTGCCCTCCGCGGAGACGTCGCCGTACCGGTTGAGCAGGTTGGTCCGCGGGATGCGTACGTCCTCGAAGCAGAGGCGGCCGTTGTCGATGCCGTTGAGGCCGCCCTTGACGCCGTCATCTTCGGTCTTGATCCCGCGAAGCGGTTCCCTGGTCTGCGCGTCGCGGATGGGCACGTAGAACGCGTGCACGCCGTGGTTGACGCCCTTGACGATGAGCTGGGCGAACACCGTCGCCGCGATGCCGTCCTTGGCCGCGTTGCCGAGGTACTCCTTCCACGCCGCGCGGAACGGGGTGTTGATCACGAACTCGTCGGCTGCCTCGTCATACGTGGCGGTCGTCGCGATGCTCGCGACGTCGGAGCCGTGCCCGATCTCGGTCATGGCGAACGCGCCCGGCACGGTCAGGTCCATGATGCCCGGCAGCCACTTCCTGTGGTGCTCGGTGGTGCCCAGGTGCATCACTGCGGCACCGAAGAGGCCCCACTGCACGCCCGCCTTGATCTGCAGCGACGGGTCTGCGGTCACGAGCTCCTCGAACCCCGCAACGTTGCCGCCGTGGTTGTCTTCGCCGCCGAGTTCCTTCGGGAATGCGCGCTGGATCGCCTGGTGGTCCACGAGGTATTTGAGCTGGCCGAACACCCGCTCGCGGTGCTCGATGTGGGTCAGGCCCTCGAGCTTGTGCAGCTCGGGCTTGGCGGCGAGCTCTCGCGCTTGCCTGCGGACATCGGCCCACGCACCGAGGAGGTGCTCCCCGAGGGCGGCAACGTCGACACGGGGCGACGGCTCGAGGTCGGCCAGGTCTGCCTCGGCAGGGGCGGTCGCGGTAGCGGTGGTCGGATCGGTCACGGGGTCTCCTTTGCGGGAACGGCTGCGGTGGGGTGTGGTTCATGGACGACGGCGGCGCTCGCCGATTGCGTGTGGCTCGCCTGCGCGGCGATGCCGGCGAAGAGCCAGTCGGCGATCAGGGCGGCCATCTGTTCGAGGCCGGGCTTCTCGGGCGAGGGGGGAGCAGCGAGCCAGCGCTCGCCGGCGGTCCGCACGAGCCCGATGGCAGCGCTGGGCCAGTAGTCGAGGGTGGCCGACGCCGCGGGGTCGAGGTAGCGGCTCATCGGCGCCTGGATCATCGTGGCGATCGCGTCGAAGAAGCTCCCGAACGCTTCATCCGCGGCGTGCCCGGCGGCACTGCTCCGGCCGGCGGTGGCGCGCTGGACGGCAGGCTCCGACGGTGCCGAGCCCACCGGCACGCGGGTGACGAATTCGTAGACGTTGGGCGAACGGACGGCCATGCCGAGGTACGCGGCGACCATTGCGCGGAGCCCCTCGTAGGGGGTCTGGGCCGCGGCGGCGGCCTGGGCGATGCGGACCTGCATCTGAGCCAGCACGAGGGCGCCCATCGCCGCCTGAAGCCCGGCCTTGTCGCGGAAGTACCGGTAGAAGACGGACTTCGACGTACTCGCGGCGGCGGCGATCTCCTCCATGGGGACGTCCGGTCCGAGCCGGTGCACGGCCCGGCGGGCCGCGTGGACCAGCTCGACGCGCCTTTCCTCGCGGTGGTTCGCCCAGCGGGCGGTGCGGCCGTCGACGATGGGCTGCCTCGCGACGTCGTACGTGACGGTACCGAGACCTTCAGCACGGGGGGTGGGGTAGTTCACGATACCCAGCGTATCAGGTACGCTTGGTATCGGTAACTCAGGTCACAATCATCGGAGGCATTCAGATGTCGACCCCCTCTTCCACTTCTTCCCCGTCTTCCCCCTCGTCCCCGGCTGGCATCCGGAGGGCTGTCGTCGTCGGCGGCAACCGCATCCCGTTCGCCCGCGCCAACGGCGCGTACACGCGCACCTCGAACCAGGACATGCTCACGGCCGCGCTCGACGGCCTCGTGGCGCGGTTCGGCCTGCAGGACGAGCGCATCGGAGAGGTGGCTGCCGGCGCGGTGCTCAAGCACAGTCGCGACTTCAACCTCACGCGCGAGTCAGTGCTCGGTTCGGCCCTCAGCCCCGAGACCCCCGCTTACGATGTGCAGCAGGCGTGTGCCACGGGCCTCGAGACAGTTCTGCAGCTTTCCGACAAGATCAAGCTCGGCCGGATCGAATCGGGCATCGCGGGCGGGGTCGACTCGACCTCGGATGCGCCGATCGCCGTGAGCGAGGGCCTGCGCGATGTACTCCTCGAACTCAGCCGTGCCAAGACGCTCCAGCAGAAGCTCAAGGCCGTCTCCCGCCTGCGCCCCAAGGACCTCGCGCCCGATGCCCCCGGGACGGGCGAGCCGCGCACGGGCCTGTCCATGGGCGAGCACCAGGCGCTGACCACCAAGCAGTGGAACATCACGCGGGAGGCGCAGGACGAGCTCGCCCTCGCCTCGCACAAGAACCTCGCCGCCGCCTATGACCGCGGCTTCTTCGACGACCTCGTGACCCCCTACCGAGGACTCACGAAGGATTCGAACCTCCGCGCCGACACCTCGATGGAGAAGATGGGCAAGCTCTCGCCCGTCTTCGGCAGGCATCTTGGCGCGGACGCGACGATGACGGCTGGCAACTCGACCCCGCTCACCGACGGCGCCGCGGCCGTGCTGCTCGCCTCCGAGGAGTGGGCCGCCGCGCGCGACCTGCCGATCCTCGCGGACGTCGTGGACGGCGAGGCCGCCGCGGTGGACTTCGTGCACGGCAAGGACGGTCTCCTCATGGCGCCCGTGTTCGCGGTGCCGCGCCTGCTCGCCCGGCTCGGCCTCACCCTTGAAGACTTCGACTACTTCGAGATCCACGAGGCGTTCGCCGGCACCGTCCTGGCGACGCTCGCCGCGTGGGAGGATGCCGACTTCTGCCGCGAGCGGCTCGGACTCGAGGGCGCGTTCGGCAAGGTGGACCGAGCCAAGCTCAATGTCAACGGCTCCTCACTCGCCGCGGGGCACCCGTTCGCCGCGACCGGCGGGCGCATCGTCGCCTCGCTCGCAAAGCAGCTGCACGAGCGGACCGATGCCGGCGACCTCGGGCGGCCCGCGCGCGGTCTCATCTCCGTGTGTGCGGCTGGCGGCATGGGCGTTGTCGCCGTCCTCGAGGGACGCTGACCAGGACAACCCGGGGGAAGGGAAACACATGGCTGACAAATACACCGACTTCGTCTCGCGCGGCTGGGGCCGTGACCTCGCCAAGAGGCTCGGACTCCCGCAGCCCGTGAGGCTGCGCCGCTACGAGCCGGGCGCGCCGCTCGTGCCTGGGCCCGTGCTGCTCATCGGGACCGGTCCCGGGGCCGACTCGCTCGAGACCGCGCTCAAGGGCTGGGACGTCGAGGTCCTTCGGGATCCGGGGATCGCCACCGCCGCCGGTGGGACGCACGACGCCGGCGGGTCGGCGTCGTCGTCCGCCTCACCCGCCGCTCCGGGCGCCAACGCGCCAACCGGTGGCACCGCGAAGCTGGGGGGAATCGTCCTCGCCCTCGACTCGATCACGCGGCCCGAGGACCTCGCGGGCCCGGTCCTCGCTGCCGGGCGGGCGCTGCGCTCGCTCGCGCCGAACGCCCGGGTCGTGACCGTGTCGCGTCGATCCTCCACGGCCGACGAGCCGGCGCTCGCCGCGGCCCGTGCCGGCGTCGAGGGCATCCTGCGCTCGCTGGCCAAGGAGCTGCGGTCCGGGGCGACTGGCAATGGGATCCTCCTGGCCGAGGGCGTCTCGGCGGAGGTGCCCAGTGCGCTCGGGGCCCTGCGCTTCCTGCTCTCCGGACGGTCCGCGTTCGTGGATGGCCAGTTCCTGACCGTCGGCACGGCCAAGGGCGAACTGCCCGCCGATCCGGACAAGCCGCTCGCGGGGAAGGTCGCCGTGGTGACCGGGGCCGCCCGGGGCATCGGCGCGGCGATTGCACGGACGCTCGCGCGGGATGGGGCGAAGCTCGTGGTCGTCGACGTCCCCGCGGCAGGCGACTCCCTCGCGAAGGTCGCCAACGAGGTCCGCGGGACCGCCCTCCAACTGGACATCACCAAGCCGGACGCGGGGGAGCGGATCCTCGAGCACGCCCTGTCCCGGCACGGCGCTTTCGACATCCTCGTGCACAACGCCGGCATCACGCGGGACAAGCTCCTGGCCAACATGGACGCGGCCAAGTGGGACGCTGTCATCGCGGTGAACATCGCGGCGCAGCTGCGGATCAACGACGCGCTGATGGGGTCCGGGAGGCTTCCCGACGGGTTCCGCATCGTCTCCGTCGCTTCGACCTCTGGCATCGCGGGCAACCGCGGCCAGACGAATTATGCGGCGTCCAAGGCCGGTGTCATGGGTATGGTCCGCTCGACGGCGGCCCGGCTCGCCGCCACCGGCGGGACCGCAAACGCCGTGGCCCCCGGATTCATTGAGACCGAGATGACCGCCAAGATCCCCTTCGCGACGCGCGAGGTGGCCCGCCGCCTCAATTCCCTCCAGCAGGGCGGGTTGCCGCTCGACGTGGCCGAGGCGATAGGGTTCTTCGCCTCTGATGCGGCTGGCGGCATTTCGGGTAACGTGCTCCGCGTGTGCGGGCAGAATCTGGTGGGGCAGTGAGCGCGCCGCCGCGGGGGATCGAGACCGTCGAGCTGCCGGAGGTGCCTTCGCTCTCGAAGCTCTACGTCGCCGCGGCCGCCGAGGCCGCGCGGCTCATGATCTCCAGGAGCAACGGCGCGAGGCGGCTTCCGAGCGCGAGGCACCACGTCGCCGTCGTGCGCCAAGACCTTGCCAAGCTCACGGAGTTCCAGCATCTGCTGGGCGAAGCCGCACGCGACGTCGTGCCGGCGGGGTACCTGCACGCCCTCGCGTTTCCGGTGGCGATGAGCTTCATGGGCCGCGAGGACTTCCCGCTCCCGCTTCTGGGGATGGTGCACTTGCGAAACCACGTCGAGTATCGCGAACCGGTCACCTACAACGACCTGCTCGATGTGACCACGTGGGCTGAGAATCTCTCCGGGCACCGGGCCGGGACCCAGGTCGATGTGGTTGCCGAGGTGCGACGCAGCGGGGCCGGGGGAGGGGAGCCCGTGTGGCGCGGCGTCTCGACCTACCTGGCGAAGGGCGTGTTCCTGCCCGGCATCGACAAGCCTGTCGCCTCCGAGCCGCGCGAAGACTTCCGCGCGCCGCTGCCGACGGCTATCTGGCGCCTCGGGTCCGAGACGGGGCGCGAGTACGCGGCCGTGTCCGGAGACTTCAATCCCATCCACTTGAGCTCGATCTCCGCGCGGGCCCTCGGGATGCGGCGCTCCATCGCGCACGGCATGTACACCGCCTCGCGTGTCCTTGCGGAGGTGGGGACCCAGAAGGGCGACGCATTCGTCTGGGACGTCAAGTTCGAGGCGCCCGTCTTCCTGCCGGCACGGGTGTCGGTGAACATCTCAGACGTGGTTGACGGCGAGGGCGGCTGGGAACGCTCCGACTTCGTCGGATGGAACGCGAAGTCGGGCCGGCGGCATTTCGTGGGGTCCGTGGTCCAGCTCGGGTAGCAGCGCGTGGGCGCGCATGACGGCGGTGCGCGCCCACCGCCCGCCGTCACCGGGCCCCTCGGGCTGGCTCCGGCAGAGCGCCCGAGCTCTACCGCCCGGCCACGAACCGCCGGGTCACGGAGATGTCCTGATCGCCAAGCCCGGACGCCACGATCTCGTCGAACGCGGCGCGGAGCGCGGGCAGCAGGACGGGGTTGGTGTTCGTGGCGCGCGCGATCTCCTCGGCGGAGACCAGGTCCTTGACCATGTACTTCGCGACGCCGGAAGGCGAGTCGTCGCCGCTGACGAGCTTCTCCCTGCGGGAGTCGAGGAGCCGCGACCCGGCGTAGCCGCCGCCCAGCAGGTCCCACATCAGGGCCAGGTCGATCCCTGAGCGTTCGGCGAGGACGGTTGCCTCGCCGAGGGCCAGGATGGTCGCGGACACCACGAGCTGGTTGCAGGCTTTGGCCACCTGTCCGGCCCCGAGCGGGCCGAGGTGCACGGGGCTGCCGCAGGGAGCGAGCAGCTGGCGGGCGAGGGCCGCATCGGGCTCGGTGCCGCCGAGCATGATGGACAGGGTCCCGGCGATCGCCCCGTCCTCCCCACCCGAGACGGGGCAGTCCACGACGCGCACGCGGCCGTCGGTCTCGTCCGCCAACCGGGCGGCGAGGTCCCGCAGTCCCGTGGCCGAACTGGTCGAGCCGACCATCAGCGTCAGGCCCGAGTCGCGCACGCCGGCCAGGATGCCTTCGTCCCCGGCCAGGACGTCCTCGAGCTGGGGAAGGTCAGGGAGCATGACCAGGAGGGCGTCGACGGAGGCGGCGAGCTCTCGCGGCGTATCGGCCCAGTGTGCTCCCTCGCTCACGAGCTCCGACTGCGGGCGCCGGGCCGTGATTGCGAGGGATCCGTGGTGGGAGAGCAGGTGCCGGGCCATCGGGGCGCCCATGGCGCCGAGGCCGATCATGCCCAGTGCGATCGTCGTCATCTTCCCAGCGTAGCGGCCGCAGAGTATGGCGCGGTCCAAATATGGAACTTTGTTCAGTACGTTGAACCCGCGCTACCCTTGTGGGAGTCGTTCGCTCCCGTGGACGCCATCGGAACTGCCGCAACGAAGGGGATCCCATGTCCGAGACCACTGGTTCGGTCCGCGCTGTCGTCGCTGTCCCGCTCTCCGAAGAGCACTGCCGACTCATTGAGGCGCTCGAACCCCGCCTCGAGGTCGTGCGCGACCACGGACTCTACCGTCCCATGCGCGGACCGGCCGACTGGTCCGGTGACCCCGACCGCGTCCGCACCTCACAGGAGCAAGCGGCGTTCGAGGCCCTCGTCGACTCGGCGGACTTCCTGTTCGGCATTCCCGACGTCGACCCGGCCGCGCTCCACCGCGCCGTCGCGTCCAATCCCGGCCTGCGCTGGGTGCACACGACAGCGGCGGGCGGCGGCAGCCAAGTCAAGGCCGCCGGGCTGCCGGAGGAGGCGCTCCAGCGCGTTGCCTTCACGACCTCGGCCGGAATGCATGGCGGCCCGCTCGCCGAGTTCGCCGTCTTCGGCGTGCTCGCGGGCGCGAAGTCCCTGCCCCGCCTCATCGCGCAGCAGCGTGGGCGCGTGTGGACCGACCGCTGGGAGATGAAGCAGCTCGAGGAGATGACGGTGCTCGTCGTCGGCCTGGGCGGCATCGGCGCCGAGTGCGCCCGCCGCTTCAAGGCGCTCGGTGCGACCGTGTGGGGCACGACCCGCAGCGGGGAGCCGGTCGACGGCGTGGATCGGCTCGTGCCGGTGGACGAGCTCGCGCGCGCCGCCGCCGAGGCTGATGCCCTCGTCGTCACGCTGCCCGGGACCGAGCACACCCACCACCTCGTAGGCCATGAGGTGCTCGGGTCCATCAAGCCCGGAGCCATCGTGGTCAACGTGGGCCGTGGCACGGTGATCGATGAGTCCGCGCTCGTGCCGGCGCTCGAGAGCGGGAGAGTCTCCTTCGCCGCGCTGGACGTGTTCGAAGTGGAGCCGCTGCCGGCGGATTCTCCGCTGTGGGGACGCGACGATGTGCTGATCAGCCCGCACACGGCAGCGTTGAACTCTCAGGAGGAGGAGCGGATCGCGCGGCTCTTCGCCGCGAACGCGAGCCGGCTGCTGGACGGGGAGGCCATGCGCAATGTGGTCAACACGGTGGAGTTCTACTGAGACCGCGGGGCTCTCGGCCATAATGGGCCCGGCCCGACAGCTGGGCACACACGCGTGCGCAAGCACGGGGAGCAAGAGGAGACCTGCATGGCGAAGTCCATTCCGAACGATGGCGATGAGCAGGACCGCGAGCGCCGGGACCCCGCCCCCGCGGTCACGCGCAGCCTGAAGATCCTGGGCGTGCTCGCGGAGGCCAACGGCCCCCTGACGCTCACCGAGATTGCCACGGCGCTCGGGCTGCCCAAGTCCTCGACCATGAACCTGTGCCTGGCGCTCGAGGAGGGCGGCATGGTCCAGCGGGTCCCCTCGGGCTACCAGTTGGGCCGCCGCAACGCCGAACTGGGCGGCGCCTTCGCCGCCCAGTTCAACCAGGTGCGGGAGTTCTACGCCGTCTGCCAGGCCTCGCCCGTGCTCCGTCACGAGGTGGTGCAGGTGGCCATGCTCGACGACCATGACGCGCTCTACCTGGCCCGCCACGAGGGCTCGCGCACAGTCCGCTTCGGAACCCCGCTGGGGTCAAGGATCCACGCCGCCCTGAGCGCCACGGGGAACGCCCTGCTCATGGTCATGGATGATTCCCGGATCGAGGCGATCATGGCTGATCAGGTCCCGTTCCCCCATGTCACGGACCGCAGCGTGCGCGAGCTGCCGGAGCTTCTCGAGAAGCTCCACCGCGCCCGCGAGCGCGGCTGGGCGCTCGATCCGGGGCAAGGGATGCCCGGGCTCGTCGGGGTCGCCGTGCCGCTCGAGGGCTGGGCGCCGGGTGATCCGCCGCTGGCGCTGGGCGTCGCCATCCAGGAGGCCCGCGCGACCCCGGAGCACCTGGAACGAGTGGCCGAGGCGCTCAAGGATGCGGCCCTGCAATTGACGAACCCCCTCGGGGCATCGGCACGTCGGGATCTCGAGGAAAGTCGACGGAGTTCAGAGGGTTGAACAGGATTCATCAGGTTGGTAAGGTAGGTCACAGGAGCCGAGAAGCACGCACGTGCAGGCACCTCCTGTTCCAGCCAATCAAGGGAGATGGCCGTGACCACTAGGGACACCGCCCAGCATCCGGGATCGTCGGATCCGGACTATGCCAAGAACCTGCAGCGCGCAACGCTCGCCTCGAGCGTCGGCAGCGCGCTCGAGTACTTCGACTTCGCGCTCTATGGGCTCTCGACAGCCCTCATCTTCAACCTGCTGTTCTTCCCCCAGGGCGACCCAGCGATGGCGACCGTCGCCGCCTTCGCGACCTACGGCGTCGGCTTCTTGGCACGGCCCTTCGGCGGCCTGTTCTTCGGCCGGCTCGGTGACCGCCTGGGTCGTAAGACCATCCTCGTGGTGACCATCCTGCTGATGGGCGGCGCCTCGACCCTCATCGGCCTCCTGCCCACGTACGACCAGATCGGGCTGCTGGCGCCGGTCCTCCTCGTCACGCTCCGCCTGCTCCAGGGATTCGGCGCCGGGGCGGAGCAGGCGGGCTCCACAGTGCTCATGGCCGAATACGCTCCGGTCAAGCGGCGTGGCTTCTTCGCGGCGCTGCCCTTCATCGGCATCCAGGCGGGAACCCTGCTCGCGGGGCTGGTCTTCAGCGCCATCTCGCTGCTGCCCAAGGACCAGCTCATGAGCTGGGGCTGGCGCGTGCCCTTCCTGCTCTCCTTCGTGCTCATCCTCGTGGCCATTGTCATCCGGACCAAGCTCCGCGAGACTCCCACGTTCGTGCCGCTCGAGAAGCATGAGCAGCTCCAGGACAAGCCGGTGCGGGAGATCTT
Protein-coding sequences here:
- a CDS encoding 3-oxoacyl-ACP reductase is translated as MADKYTDFVSRGWGRDLAKRLGLPQPVRLRRYEPGAPLVPGPVLLIGTGPGADSLETALKGWDVEVLRDPGIATAAGGTHDAGGSASSSASPAAPGANAPTGGTAKLGGIVLALDSITRPEDLAGPVLAAGRALRSLAPNARVVTVSRRSSTADEPALAAARAGVEGILRSLAKELRSGATGNGILLAEGVSAEVPSALGALRFLLSGRSAFVDGQFLTVGTAKGELPADPDKPLAGKVAVVTGAARGIGAAIARTLARDGAKLVVVDVPAAGDSLAKVANEVRGTALQLDITKPDAGERILEHALSRHGAFDILVHNAGITRDKLLANMDAAKWDAVIAVNIAAQLRINDALMGSGRLPDGFRIVSVASTSGIAGNRGQTNYAASKAGVMGMVRSTAARLAATGGTANAVAPGFIETEMTAKIPFATREVARRLNSLQQGGLPLDVAEAIGFFASDAAGGISGNVLRVCGQNLVGQ
- a CDS encoding NAD(P)-dependent oxidoreductase → MTTIALGMIGLGAMGAPMARHLLSHHGSLAITARRPQSELVSEGAHWADTPRELAASVDALLVMLPDLPQLEDVLAGDEGILAGVRDSGLTLMVGSTSSATGLRDLAARLADETDGRVRVVDCPVSGGEDGAIAGTLSIMLGGTEPDAALARQLLAPCGSPVHLGPLGAGQVAKACNQLVVSATILALGEATVLAERSGIDLALMWDLLGGGYAGSRLLDSRREKLVSGDDSPSGVAKYMVKDLVSAEEIARATNTNPVLLPALRAAFDEIVASGLGDQDISVTRRFVAGR
- a CDS encoding MaoC/PaaZ C-terminal domain-containing protein, which gives rise to MSAPPRGIETVELPEVPSLSKLYVAAAAEAARLMISRSNGARRLPSARHHVAVVRQDLAKLTEFQHLLGEAARDVVPAGYLHALAFPVAMSFMGREDFPLPLLGMVHLRNHVEYREPVTYNDLLDVTTWAENLSGHRAGTQVDVVAEVRRSGAGGGEPVWRGVSTYLAKGVFLPGIDKPVASEPREDFRAPLPTAIWRLGSETGREYAAVSGDFNPIHLSSISARALGMRRSIAHGMYTASRVLAEVGTQKGDAFVWDVKFEAPVFLPARVSVNISDVVDGEGGWERSDFVGWNAKSGRRHFVGSVVQLG
- a CDS encoding acetyl-CoA C-acetyltransferase, translating into MSTPSSTSSPSSPSSPAGIRRAVVVGGNRIPFARANGAYTRTSNQDMLTAALDGLVARFGLQDERIGEVAAGAVLKHSRDFNLTRESVLGSALSPETPAYDVQQACATGLETVLQLSDKIKLGRIESGIAGGVDSTSDAPIAVSEGLRDVLLELSRAKTLQQKLKAVSRLRPKDLAPDAPGTGEPRTGLSMGEHQALTTKQWNITREAQDELALASHKNLAAAYDRGFFDDLVTPYRGLTKDSNLRADTSMEKMGKLSPVFGRHLGADATMTAGNSTPLTDGAAAVLLASEEWAAARDLPILADVVDGEAAAVDFVHGKDGLLMAPVFAVPRLLARLGLTLEDFDYFEIHEAFAGTVLATLAAWEDADFCRERLGLEGAFGKVDRAKLNVNGSSLAAGHPFAATGGRIVASLAKQLHERTDAGDLGRPARGLISVCAAGGMGVVAVLEGR
- a CDS encoding D-2-hydroxyacid dehydrogenase, coding for MSETTGSVRAVVAVPLSEEHCRLIEALEPRLEVVRDHGLYRPMRGPADWSGDPDRVRTSQEQAAFEALVDSADFLFGIPDVDPAALHRAVASNPGLRWVHTTAAGGGSQVKAAGLPEEALQRVAFTTSAGMHGGPLAEFAVFGVLAGAKSLPRLIAQQRGRVWTDRWEMKQLEEMTVLVVGLGGIGAECARRFKALGATVWGTTRSGEPVDGVDRLVPVDELARAAAEADALVVTLPGTEHTHHLVGHEVLGSIKPGAIVVNVGRGTVIDESALVPALESGRVSFAALDVFEVEPLPADSPLWGRDDVLISPHTAALNSQEEERIARLFAANASRLLDGEAMRNVVNTVEFY
- a CDS encoding IclR family transcriptional regulator codes for the protein MAKSIPNDGDEQDRERRDPAPAVTRSLKILGVLAEANGPLTLTEIATALGLPKSSTMNLCLALEEGGMVQRVPSGYQLGRRNAELGGAFAAQFNQVREFYAVCQASPVLRHEVVQVAMLDDHDALYLARHEGSRTVRFGTPLGSRIHAALSATGNALLMVMDDSRIEAIMADQVPFPHVTDRSVRELPELLEKLHRARERGWALDPGQGMPGLVGVAVPLEGWAPGDPPLALGVAIQEARATPEHLERVAEALKDAALQLTNPLGASARRDLEESRRSSEG